In Neofelis nebulosa isolate mNeoNeb1 chromosome 7, mNeoNeb1.pri, whole genome shotgun sequence, the following proteins share a genomic window:
- the CFAP161 gene encoding cilia- and flagella-associated protein 161, whose product MAQNLYGPRVRMGNWNEDIYLEEELMKDFLEKRAKGQLLIQRNRRLKENLLRPMQLSVSEDGYVHCGDKVMLVNPAHAEVEAHLFLGGDLSLCTTPDEIKAHLSDELEVPCGLSAAQTRIPVGRNTFTILRADGNATGQVLRYGQDFCLATTGGFEDKMLYLSSDHRTLQKSSKRSLLQEAYLTDEVSYLSCWQAAFLDPQLRLEYEGAPVPANAKILIYHCRTNRGLAVHRHLFLSTYFGKEAEVAVHTHLDSHRVEKPSNHWMLVTGNPRKDSSAMLDLPKPPAEDPPALEQATDPGAQ is encoded by the exons ATGGCGCAGAACCTGTATGGTCCTCGAGTGCGGATGGGCAACTGGAACGAGGACATCTACCTGGAGGAG GAGCTCATGAAGGACTTCTTGGAGAAGAGAGCTAAAGGACAGCTTCtcatacagagaaacagaagactCAAAGAGAATCTCTTGAGACcg ATGCAGCTTTCCGTTTCGGAGGATGGGTACGTTCACTGTGGCGACAAGGTGATGCTCGTGAACCCCGCCCACGCGGAGGTGGAGGCCCACCTGTTTCTGGGCGGGGACCTGAGCCTGTGCACGACTCCCGATGAAATTAAAGCGCATCTGAGCGACGAGTTAGAGGTGCCGTGTGGCCTGAGCGCAGCTCAAACCAGGATCCCGGTTGGCAGAAACACTTTCACCATTTTGAG GGCCGACGGAAACGCCACGGGTCAGGTCCTCAGGTACGGACAGGACTTCTGCCTCGCGACCACGGGAGGGTTTGAAGACAAAATG CTGTATTTATCCAGTGACCACAGGACCCTCCAGAAGTCGTCCAAGAGATCTCTGCTCCAGGAGGCGTACCTGACGGATGAGGTCTCCTACCTGAGCTGCTGGCAGGCCGCCTTCCTGGACCCCCAGCTGCGCCTGGAATACGAAGGCGCCCCCGTTCCG GCAAATGCAAAGATCCTCATCTATCACTGCCGCACGAATCGGGGGCTAGCAGTCCACAGGCATCTTTTCTTGAG TACCTATTTCGGGAAGGAAGCTGAGGTGGCCGTCCACACGCATCTGGATTCACACAGAGTCGAAAAGCCGAGCAACCATTGGATGTTGGTGACCGGGAATCCCAGGAAAGACTCGTCCGCCATGTTGGACCTGCCCAAGCCACCGGCCGAGGACCCCCCAGCCCTGGAGCAGGCCACGGACCCCGGGGCGCAGTGA